A genomic window from Streptomyces sp. NBC_00234 includes:
- a CDS encoding 2Fe-2S iron-sulfur cluster-binding protein — protein sequence MTAVPLRLPRRLVEFTLDGQETRVPEGSTILDACRAAGKDIPTLCQGDTLTPKNACRVCVVEVEGARTLAPACSRRAEAGMTVLTDTERARHSRKVVLELLASSTDLSTTPRAAEWLKEYEAKPDRFGPDAARVNEEPKVDNDLYVRDYDKCVLCYKCVDACGEQWQNTFAIAVAGRGFDARISTEHDAPLTDSACVYCGNCIEVCPTGALSFKSEFDMRAAGTWDEPAQTETTTVCAYCGVGCNVTLHVQDNEIVKVTSPHDNPVTHGNLCIKGRFGFQHVQNRV from the coding sequence GTGACCGCTGTACCGCTGCGACTGCCGCGCCGTCTCGTCGAGTTCACCCTCGACGGGCAGGAGACCCGGGTTCCGGAGGGTTCGACGATCCTGGACGCCTGCCGGGCCGCGGGCAAGGACATCCCCACCCTGTGCCAGGGCGACACACTCACGCCCAAGAACGCCTGCCGGGTCTGCGTCGTCGAGGTGGAGGGGGCCCGCACCCTGGCGCCGGCGTGCTCGCGGCGGGCGGAGGCGGGCATGACCGTGCTGACGGACACCGAACGGGCCAGGCACAGCCGCAAGGTGGTCCTGGAGCTGCTCGCCTCGTCCACCGACCTGTCGACGACGCCCCGCGCGGCGGAATGGCTCAAGGAGTACGAGGCGAAGCCGGACCGTTTCGGCCCGGACGCCGCCCGGGTCAACGAGGAGCCGAAGGTCGACAACGATCTCTACGTCCGCGACTACGACAAGTGCGTCCTCTGCTACAAGTGCGTCGACGCCTGCGGTGAGCAGTGGCAGAACACCTTCGCCATCGCCGTGGCGGGGCGCGGTTTCGATGCCCGTATCTCCACCGAGCACGACGCGCCGCTGACCGATTCGGCGTGCGTCTACTGCGGCAACTGCATCGAGGTGTGCCCCACCGGGGCGCTCTCCTTCAAGAGCGAATTCGACATGCGCGCGGCCGGTACCTGGGACGAACCGGCCCAGACCGAGACCACCACCGTCTGCGCGTACTGCGGCGTCGGCTGCAATGTCACCCTCCATGTGCAGGACAATGAGATCGTCAAGGTCACCTCGCCGCACGACAACCCGGTGACCCACGGCAACCTCTGCATCAAGGGCCGTTTCGGCTTCCAACACGTACAGAATCGGGTTTAA
- a CDS encoding NAD(P)H-dependent oxidoreductase subunit E — protein sequence MDLRFTGAAPSDAERAAVDALLGPPPSGWEGAAERTDGDLRWATGGASAAKDRRDQLLPALHAVNDRVGWISEGALDYICRRLTVAPAEAYGVATFYSLFSVKPRPAKVLHVCTDLACAARGAGALCGDLRSEFGEPGTPVEGAVWQESPCLGLCERAPAALLLRAGGGPAGEQPTGGTSRCSAVIAPATAPALAAATRSPATAPAEPPAAAAVPQAGDPSLVLLKRVGTVDPASLDDYRAAGGYTALRRAFALGPAGVIREVLDAGLVGRGGAAFPTGRKWQATAQQADGPHYLVCNADESEPGTFKDRVLMEGDPFALIEAMTVAGYAIGAERGYLYLRGEYPRAYERLSNALSAARARGLLGADVLGQGYAFDIEIRRGAGAYICGEETAIFNSIEGQRGEPRSKPPFPVEKGLFGKPTAVNNVETLVNVLPILERGGAAFAATGSGSSTGTKLFCVSGQVARPGIYELPFGANLRDLLGLAGPAENLRAVLLGGAAGGFVRPDELDIPLTFEGTRAAGTTLGSGVVLVLDDSVELPRILLRIAEFFRDESCGQCVPCRVGTVRQEEALHRIVDRTGAGAAEDIALMREVGQAMRDASICGLGQTAWNAVESAIDRLGVYK from the coding sequence ATGGACCTGAGATTCACCGGTGCCGCACCCTCCGATGCCGAACGGGCCGCCGTGGACGCACTCCTCGGTCCCCCGCCGTCCGGCTGGGAGGGGGCCGCCGAACGCACCGACGGGGATCTGCGCTGGGCGACGGGCGGCGCCTCGGCCGCCAAGGACCGGCGCGACCAGCTCCTGCCCGCCCTGCACGCGGTGAACGACCGTGTGGGATGGATCAGCGAAGGCGCGCTGGACTACATCTGCCGACGGCTGACGGTGGCTCCGGCGGAGGCGTACGGCGTCGCGACGTTCTACTCCCTGTTCTCGGTGAAGCCCCGCCCGGCGAAGGTCCTGCACGTGTGCACGGACCTGGCCTGCGCGGCCCGCGGTGCGGGGGCTCTCTGCGGGGACCTGCGCTCGGAGTTCGGCGAGCCGGGCACTCCGGTGGAGGGCGCGGTCTGGCAGGAGAGCCCCTGCCTGGGCCTGTGCGAGAGGGCTCCGGCGGCGCTGCTGCTCCGGGCGGGCGGCGGTCCGGCGGGGGAACAGCCCACCGGGGGGACCTCCCGGTGCTCGGCGGTCATCGCCCCCGCCACCGCGCCCGCCCTCGCCGCGGCCACCCGCTCCCCCGCCACCGCGCCCGCCGAACCCCCCGCCGCGGCAGCCGTCCCCCAGGCCGGCGACCCCTCCCTCGTCCTGCTCAAGCGCGTCGGCACCGTCGACCCGGCCTCCCTCGACGACTACCGGGCCGCCGGCGGATACACCGCGCTGCGCAGGGCGTTCGCGCTCGGTCCCGCCGGAGTGATCCGCGAGGTGCTGGACGCCGGCCTGGTCGGCCGGGGCGGCGCCGCGTTCCCCACCGGACGCAAGTGGCAGGCGACCGCCCAGCAGGCCGACGGCCCGCACTATCTGGTCTGCAACGCCGACGAGAGCGAACCGGGCACGTTCAAGGACCGCGTCCTGATGGAGGGCGACCCGTTCGCGCTGATCGAGGCGATGACCGTCGCCGGGTACGCCATCGGCGCCGAGCGCGGCTACCTCTACCTGCGTGGCGAGTACCCGCGCGCGTACGAACGGCTGAGCAACGCGCTATCGGCAGCCCGTGCCCGCGGGCTGCTGGGTGCCGACGTCCTCGGGCAGGGATACGCCTTCGACATCGAGATCCGGCGCGGCGCGGGGGCGTACATCTGCGGCGAGGAGACCGCGATCTTCAACTCGATCGAGGGGCAGCGCGGCGAACCGCGGTCCAAACCGCCGTTCCCCGTGGAGAAGGGGCTCTTCGGCAAGCCGACCGCCGTCAACAACGTCGAGACGCTCGTCAACGTGCTGCCGATCCTGGAGCGGGGCGGCGCCGCCTTCGCGGCGACGGGCTCCGGATCGTCGACCGGCACCAAGCTGTTCTGCGTCTCGGGGCAGGTCGCACGGCCCGGTATCTACGAGCTGCCGTTCGGCGCGAACCTGCGGGACCTGCTCGGTCTCGCGGGCCCCGCGGAGAATCTGCGGGCCGTCCTGCTCGGCGGCGCGGCCGGCGGCTTCGTACGCCCCGACGAACTGGACATCCCGCTCACCTTCGAGGGGACGCGGGCGGCGGGCACGACCCTCGGTTCGGGTGTCGTGCTGGTCCTGGACGACTCCGTCGAACTGCCGCGCATCCTGCTGCGGATCGCGGAGTTCTTCCGCGACGAGTCGTGCGGACAGTGCGTGCCCTGCCGGGTGGGCACCGTGCGCCAGGAGGAGGCGCTGCACCGGATCGTGGACCGGACCGGCGCCGGGGCCGCCGAGGACATCGCGCTCATGAGAGAGGTGGGGCAGGCCATGAGGGACGCCTCGATCTGCGGTCTGGGGCAGACCGCGTGGAACGCCGTGGAGTCCGCCATCGACCGTCTGGGGGTCTACAAGTGA
- a CDS encoding molybdopterin oxidoreductase family protein: MNNGRTNGNDGRRRKGRQPKSYERLTHPLVRDEGGSLRRASWDEALTRAAAGFRRTRAAYGPDAFAMLSCARATNEMNYVAQKFTRVVMGTNNVDSCNRTCHAPSVAGLTAAFGSGGGTSSYEEVEHTDLIVMWGSNARFAHPIFFQHVLKGIRNGARMYAVDPRRTSTAEWAESWLGPDVGTDIPLAHAIGREIIHAGLVNTAFVERATTGFEEYAALVEPWTPSAAEKVTGVPAEAIRDLAHAYATAERAQLCWTLGITEHHNGTDNVRALINLSMLTGHVGRYGSGVQPLRGQNNVQGGGDMGAIPNRLPGFQDILDPRSRQKFERSWDTVIQPRYGKTLTEMFEAMESGDLRAVYCIGENPAQSEADSEQAVRRLASLDHLVVQDIFLTKTAEMADVVLPAAAAWAETDGTTTNSERRVQRVRAALVPPGEAREDIDIICALAGRLGHDWKFTDAETVWNELRALSPDHFGMTYDRLAEHQGLQWPCPDTEKLPSSFLHARLWETDPVRRGPAAPFGLVAHDPPVDLTDETYPLRLTTGRRLDSYNTGVQSGSYASPLRRGEYIELCPEDAEAYGVTSEEQVRVSSRRGSVTAPVWIDHGLRPGLAFMTMHFPDEIDTNQLTIEANCPIAGTAEFKASAVRIEKLVPAWT, from the coding sequence ATGAACAACGGCCGCACCAACGGCAACGACGGCAGGCGCCGCAAGGGCCGGCAGCCGAAGAGCTACGAACGGCTGACCCATCCGCTCGTGCGCGACGAGGGCGGAAGCCTGCGCCGCGCGAGCTGGGACGAGGCCCTGACGCGAGCGGCTGCCGGCTTCCGGCGGACCCGTGCGGCGTACGGCCCCGACGCCTTCGCGATGCTCTCCTGCGCCCGCGCCACCAACGAGATGAACTACGTGGCCCAGAAGTTCACCCGCGTGGTGATGGGGACCAACAACGTCGACTCCTGCAACCGCACCTGCCACGCCCCCAGCGTCGCCGGCCTCACGGCCGCCTTCGGCTCGGGCGGCGGCACCTCCTCGTACGAGGAGGTCGAGCACACCGACCTGATCGTCATGTGGGGCTCCAACGCCCGCTTCGCGCACCCGATCTTCTTCCAGCACGTCCTGAAGGGAATACGCAACGGCGCCCGGATGTACGCCGTCGACCCGCGCCGCACCTCGACGGCCGAGTGGGCGGAGAGCTGGCTCGGTCCCGATGTCGGCACCGACATCCCGCTCGCGCACGCCATCGGCCGGGAGATCATCCACGCGGGGCTGGTCAACACCGCCTTCGTGGAGCGCGCCACGACGGGCTTCGAGGAGTACGCGGCGCTCGTCGAACCGTGGACCCCGAGCGCCGCGGAGAAGGTCACCGGAGTCCCGGCCGAGGCGATCCGGGACCTCGCCCACGCCTACGCGACCGCCGAACGCGCCCAGCTGTGCTGGACCTTGGGCATCACGGAGCACCACAACGGCACCGACAACGTGCGGGCCCTCATCAACCTGTCGATGCTCACCGGGCACGTCGGACGGTACGGCTCCGGGGTGCAGCCGCTGCGCGGTCAGAACAACGTCCAGGGCGGCGGCGACATGGGCGCCATCCCCAACAGGCTGCCGGGCTTCCAGGACATCCTCGACCCGCGGTCGCGGCAGAAGTTCGAACGGTCCTGGGACACCGTGATCCAGCCCCGGTACGGCAAGACGCTCACCGAGATGTTCGAGGCGATGGAGAGCGGCGACCTGCGGGCCGTGTACTGCATCGGCGAGAACCCGGCGCAGTCCGAGGCCGACAGCGAACAGGCCGTACGGCGGCTCGCCTCGCTCGACCATCTCGTGGTGCAGGACATCTTCCTCACGAAGACCGCCGAGATGGCCGATGTCGTCCTGCCCGCCGCCGCCGCGTGGGCGGAGACGGACGGCACGACGACCAACAGCGAACGGCGGGTGCAGCGGGTCCGGGCGGCCCTGGTCCCGCCGGGCGAGGCCCGCGAGGACATCGACATCATCTGCGCGCTGGCCGGACGGCTGGGACACGACTGGAAGTTCACCGACGCCGAGACCGTCTGGAACGAGCTGCGGGCCCTGTCCCCGGACCACTTCGGCATGACCTACGACCGGCTGGCCGAGCACCAGGGGCTCCAGTGGCCCTGCCCGGACACGGAGAAGCTGCCCTCGTCCTTCCTGCACGCCCGGCTCTGGGAGACCGACCCGGTGCGCCGGGGTCCCGCGGCCCCGTTCGGCCTGGTGGCGCACGATCCGCCGGTCGACCTCACCGACGAGACGTATCCGCTGCGCCTGACGACGGGGCGGCGCCTCGACTCGTACAACACAGGCGTGCAGAGCGGGAGTTACGCCTCCCCGCTGCGCCGGGGCGAGTACATCGAGCTCTGCCCGGAGGACGCCGAGGCGTACGGGGTGACGAGCGAGGAACAGGTACGGGTCTCCTCCCGGCGGGGCAGCGTCACCGCACCCGTGTGGATCGACCACGGGCTGCGGCCGGGGCTCGCCTTCATGACCATGCACTTTCCCGACGAGATCGACACCAACCAGCTGACGATCGAGGCGAACTGCCCGATCGCCGGCACCGCCGAGTTCAAGGCGTCCGCCGTACGGATAGAGAAGCTGGTGCCCGCATGGACCTGA